Below is a window of Halobacillus amylolyticus DNA.
AATCCCTTCCACTTCCTCATAAATATTATCCTCTTCAACGCCGATAATATGAAAGAGACTTTCCAATAATTCATGTCTGTAAAGAAGATGTTTTCCCGTTTTCTGCCCAAATGGGGTAAGTATAATTCCACGGTATTTCTCGTAAATTAGGTAACCTTCTTGATCTAACTTTTGAACCATTTTTGTTACTGAGGAGGGTTGAACACCCAGAATTTCTGCAATACTAGAAACACGAGCATATCCCTTCGTCTTAATAAGCAAATAAATTTGTTCAATATAATCTTCCATGCTAGGCGTAGGCATAAAATCCCTCCAAACCATCTGATTCTTTTTACATTATAACGAAACCAAACTAATTGTTCCTCCTTCTCCATCAGAGATCATAGTAGCTATTGGTTCCTTTGCTATTCTCGAACCTAAAGAAAGAGATGTAAGATCTTTAAGAGTAGAAATTACTTTCTAGATGGAAAAAATTAAAGACGTGCAACTACCTATCATTGGTTTGCACGTTTTTGATTTTTTCTCTTAAGCAGCTCATCC
It encodes the following:
- the mntR gene encoding transcriptional regulator MntR → MPTPSMEDYIEQIYLLIKTKGYARVSSIAEILGVQPSSVTKMVQKLDQEGYLIYEKYRGIILTPFGQKTGKHLLYRHELLESLFHIIGVEEDNIYEEVEGIEHHLSPKTLDRIIDLVQFFQEDEQRIRDLQEIQRKNNSEQ